Genomic window (Pseudomonadota bacterium):
TAAACTGAATTTTTCTCACGTTTTCCGATTGCAACCACCAATACGGAAATCTCATTATCAATCACTTCATAAACCAGGCGATACCCGCTGGCTCTAAGCTTGATTTTGTAATGATTTTCAAAATCGGAAAGTTTACTACTGGGAACGTGTGGCGAAATTAAACGCCCTTTCAGTTTTTTCTTGAGCTGTTCTTGAATGGAGCTATCAAGTTTTTTCCATTCTTTGAGGGCGGATGGAAGAAATTTCAGTTTATAACTCATCTAAAGAAACTTCCACAGCTGATTTTTTTTCATGTTGACGTTCCTTGATAATCAATCCCAGTTGATAATCTTCGATTTTTTCTAATAACGTCTCATAAGTGCTGGCTGGGATTAGGTATGCAGTTGGTTTGTTGTGGTTGAGGATAGCAATTGGTTCTCCTTCAGACTGATCAATCAATGCTGATGGATTTTTCTTTAACTCCGATATGCTGGCAGAGCAAGTAGCCAATACAGATTCCATGTCATCTCCTAATTTTAGGCTTAAAATATGGTCTTATTATAGATCATATTTGAAGTTTTGGCAAGCTTGTTGTCGATTGGGCTAACGTCGAAGCTCACCTGCCGCTATGGAGCGCAGCGGAATAGCGGTCAGGTGGAGCGTTTTGTTCGCCATTTTTTCATTGATGCGATGCCATGTATTCAGTAACTGCTTGCGTCAAAAGTCCTGAGCGTGTCGCTCCATGTTTTTTGGCAAAGTAATCTACCGAATTTAACAGTCTTTCCGGCATGGTAATATTGACCCTCTTGGATTTGAGAGAGAGTCTGCTGATGTCTACGTCAATAAGTGCCCATATTCCATCTTTGAAGTTTGGATTGTTTTTATGTTTTTCAATATCTGTCGCAACGGGGACAGATTCTGAATCGAGTAAAATACCCTCGATATGACATTCAGCTGCCTCCTGTGCATTTATAATTGCTTCCTCGAAGGAATCTCCTGCGGAAAAACAGCCTGGAAGATCTGGGAAAGTAACTCCGTAATCCGATGTTTCGTCTTTATGAATTACAATTGGGTATCTCATGTTTTCACCTCCATTCCCAACCGGCTTGCTTGAAGATATTTCGGAGCGTGCCGATCGGGAGGTCTTTTTTGGGATGAGGAACTGTGACCTTGCCAGATTTTTCTGGGTGTTTAAATTGGTGATGATCTCCTTTGGCATGATGGAGAATCCACCCGTCCTGTTTCAGTCTTTTTATAATTTCCCCACTCTTCATAATGCGTATTATACACACCCGACCTGAAGGATGTCAATTTTCATTTTCATTCTTGCCTTTAAACTGGCGAACCCTCTGTGACAATGAAGGTGAGACACCTACCCCTTGAAAAATTAGTGTAGGGCGGGTAGGAGTATTATCATGAGAAATATTCAATTCCAATCATTGCCGATGACAGAGGATGTAGCATATTTAATACATGATTCAGGCTAATTCCGATATCGGATTTCATTTAATACCCAGTTTTTTCATTTTTTGATAAAGTAAGGTCCGGTGAATTCCTAGCCTACGGGCAGCTTGGCTTTTATTGTTATCAGCCTCTGTCAATGCTTCTTGAATGGCATGTGCTTCTGCTGCTCTCAAGTATTCTTTCAAAGTCGAAGTTTTTCGTGTACCAAACTTTTTTTGTACTTGGGGTTGCAGATAAAAAGGCAAGTCATCTATAGTAATTAATCTGCCACCATCTGCAACCAGAACCCGTTCGATTACATTACGTAATTCCCGAGCATTACCAGGCCAGTGATGATCAATTAACAGTTGTTCCGCAGCATGATCCATCAACTTTTCTGTTGTCATCCCAGTTGCCGAACAGCGAATGAAATGACGTGCAAGTGTAATAATGTCCTCTTTTCTTTCCCTTAGTGGTGGTAATTCTAAAGCAATAACATTAAGACGATAGAAAAGATCTGCCCGAAAACTCCCGTTAGTCACTTTCTGTTCTAGATTCTGGTTAGT
Coding sequences:
- a CDS encoding type II toxin-antitoxin system HicB family antitoxin, which encodes MRYPIVIHKDETSDYGVTFPDLPGCFSAGDSFEEAIINAQEAAECHIEGILLDSESVPVATDIEKHKNNPNFKDGIWALIDVDISRLSLKSKRVNITMPERLLNSVDYFAKKHGATRSGLLTQAVTEYMASHQ
- a CDS encoding type II toxin-antitoxin system Phd/YefM family antitoxin, which codes for MESVLATCSASISELKKNPSALIDQSEGEPIAILNHNKPTAYLIPASTYETLLEKIEDYQLGLIIKERQHEKKSAVEVSLDEL
- a CDS encoding type II toxin-antitoxin system HicA family toxin, whose amino-acid sequence is MKSGEIIKRLKQDGWILHHAKGDHHQFKHPEKSGKVTVPHPKKDLPIGTLRNIFKQAGWEWR
- a CDS encoding type II toxin-antitoxin system RelE/ParE family toxin, which produces MSYKLKFLPSALKEWKKLDSSIQEQLKKKLKGRLISPHVPSSKLSDFENHYKIKLRASGYRLVYEVIDNEISVLVVAIGKREKNSV